The uncultured Flavobacterium sp. genome has a window encoding:
- a CDS encoding DUF3995 domain-containing protein — MTNIISVALFSVFLFLSFLHFYWSFGGKWGNQAVVPTKDGGAPVFIPGVISTFVVAIGLLCFGVFYLIKCGLIGINLPIWLDQYGFWILIFIFILRSIGDFDYVGFFKKHKSSPFALNDTKYYSPLCLVIGILTLVLELNN; from the coding sequence ATGACAAATATTATATCAGTGGCATTGTTTTCCGTTTTTCTTTTTCTTTCTTTTCTTCATTTTTATTGGAGTTTTGGAGGTAAATGGGGAAATCAGGCAGTTGTACCAACTAAAGATGGTGGAGCGCCGGTATTTATTCCCGGAGTAATTTCAACTTTTGTTGTGGCTATAGGTTTATTATGTTTTGGAGTTTTTTATTTGATAAAATGTGGGCTTATTGGAATCAATTTACCAATATGGCTTGATCAATACGGATTCTGGATACTTATTTTTATATTTATTTTAAGGAGTATTGGAGACTTCGATTATGTTGGTTTCTTTAAAAAACACAAAAGCTCCCCATTTGCTTTAAATGATACAAAATACTATTCGCCATTATGTCTGGTAATTGGCATATTGACTTTAGTTTTAGAACTGAATAATTAA
- a CDS encoding acetate kinase — protein sequence MKILIINSGSSSIKYQLMVMPTNEVICSGMIDRIGLETSNVTFKTSLNTIEEMLPIPNHKVGLQKVANMLLDAEKGVIKSTSEIAAVGHRVVHGGSDFSDTVKIDEKVKAKIKQLFELAPLHNPANLEGINVAEEIFSSAEQIAVFDTAFHQTMPEVVYKYAIPNYLLTENKVRVYGFHGTSHKYVSEKAIEYLEKNSRIITIHLGNGCSMAAIKNGKCIDTTMGFSPSNGLIMGTRCGDIDQSIVFYMIKNLGYTPDEVNAVLLKQSGMLGLTGYSDLRDIELEAEKGNKDCQLALLMNAYRIKKTIGSYTAALNGLDAIVFTAGIGENSSYMRKLVCTDMDYFGIELNQEKNQIRSKEIREINSASSKTKVLVVPTDEEYEIANQVYQLLEN from the coding sequence ATGAAAATATTAATTATAAACTCAGGAAGTTCATCTATAAAATATCAATTAATGGTTATGCCAACAAATGAAGTAATTTGTTCTGGTATGATTGATCGAATTGGTCTAGAAACTTCGAATGTAACATTCAAAACTTCTTTAAATACGATAGAAGAAATGTTGCCAATACCAAACCATAAAGTTGGCTTACAAAAAGTAGCCAATATGCTTTTAGATGCTGAGAAAGGAGTGATTAAATCAACTTCAGAAATTGCAGCAGTTGGACATCGTGTGGTACATGGAGGAAGTGACTTTAGCGATACTGTAAAAATTGATGAAAAAGTAAAAGCAAAAATTAAGCAGCTTTTTGAACTAGCTCCGTTGCATAATCCAGCAAATTTGGAAGGAATAAATGTTGCCGAGGAGATCTTTAGTTCGGCAGAGCAAATTGCTGTTTTTGATACCGCTTTTCATCAGACAATGCCGGAAGTAGTGTATAAATATGCTATTCCGAATTATCTTTTAACAGAAAATAAAGTGAGGGTTTATGGTTTTCATGGAACGAGTCATAAATATGTTTCTGAAAAAGCAATTGAGTATTTAGAAAAGAATTCCAGAATAATCACAATTCATTTAGGAAATGGCTGCAGTATGGCTGCAATTAAAAATGGAAAATGTATTGATACCACAATGGGTTTTTCGCCGTCAAATGGTTTAATAATGGGTACTCGTTGTGGTGATATTGATCAATCGATAGTTTTTTATATGATTAAAAATCTAGGATATACACCAGACGAAGTAAATGCAGTTTTATTGAAACAAAGCGGAATGCTTGGACTTACAGGTTATAGCGATTTGCGTGATATTGAATTAGAGGCTGAAAAAGGAAATAAAGATTGTCAGCTGGCATTATTGATGAATGCTTACAGAATCAAAAAAACAATTGGTTCTTATACAGCCGCTTTAAACGGTCTGGATGCTATTGTTTTTACTGCCGGAATTGGAGAAAATTCATCTTATATGCGCAAATTGGTTTGTACAGATATGGATTATTTTGGTATTGAATTGAATCAGGAAAAAAATCAGATTCGTTCAAAAGAAATCAGAGAAATTAATTCAGCGAGTTCAAAAACAAAAGTTTTGGTAGTTCCAACAGATGAGGAGTATGAAATTGCAAATCAGGTTTATCAATTATTAGAAAACTAA
- the pta gene encoding phosphate acetyltransferase: MSKAVYVATSDQNSGKSIITLGLMSILIGKTAKVGYFRPIVEDFVDGELDNHIETVLSYFNLDIKFEEAYAITKSKLIKKKNKGKIGEVLDLIIEKYKKLEERFDFVLVEGTSFTGEGTSIELDLNVLIAKNLGIPTIIIGSGVGKTLEELVDSLYLVYDSFKVKEVEVLSVIANKVQHENIELVTHGLQKSLPDNVLINTIPLISSLNNPTMQEIVNQLDAKVLFGNAYLNNEIGHFSVGAMQLHNYLVHLHDNALVITPGDRSDIILGALQANESANYPTISGIILTGNIVPEESILKLIEGLSAIVPIIAVDGGTYSITNKIGSIRSEIYANNIHKIETSITTFGKYVEVEALSQRLITFEAEGMTPKMFQYNMVKRAKQHRKHIVLPEGSDERIIIATSRLLAMDVVDISIIGDKKQIENKVAELGISFDFTKVNIINPKESELYEDYANTYYELRKAKNVSITMARDLMEDVSYFGTMMVYKGHADGMVSGAAHTTQHTILPALQFIKTKPNSSVVSSVFFMCLEDRVSVFGDCAINPNPTAEQLAEIAISSAESSSAFGIEPKIAMLSYSSGSSGKGDEVDKVRTATEIVKQKRPDLKIEGPIQYDAAVDRAVGKSKMPDSEVAGQASVLIFPDLNTGNNTYKAVQRETGALAIGPMLQGLNKPVNDLSRGCTVDDIINTVVITAIQAQGL, from the coding sequence ATGAGTAAAGCAGTATATGTAGCCACAAGCGACCAGAATAGCGGAAAATCGATTATTACACTCGGTTTAATGAGTATTTTGATTGGTAAAACGGCTAAAGTAGGTTATTTTAGACCTATTGTGGAGGATTTTGTAGATGGAGAGCTAGACAATCATATAGAAACAGTTCTTTCATATTTTAACCTTGATATTAAGTTTGAAGAGGCTTATGCAATCACAAAAAGCAAACTGATTAAGAAGAAAAACAAAGGAAAAATTGGAGAAGTTTTAGATTTAATTATTGAGAAGTATAAAAAGCTTGAAGAACGTTTTGATTTTGTTTTGGTAGAAGGAACAAGCTTCACAGGAGAAGGGACTTCGATCGAATTAGATTTGAATGTTTTAATTGCAAAAAATCTGGGAATCCCAACTATAATTATAGGTTCGGGTGTGGGGAAAACACTAGAGGAATTAGTTGACAGTCTTTATCTGGTTTATGATTCTTTTAAAGTGAAAGAGGTTGAGGTTTTATCTGTTATTGCTAATAAAGTACAGCATGAAAACATAGAATTGGTAACACATGGATTACAGAAAAGTTTACCAGATAATGTTTTGATTAATACAATTCCGTTGATTTCGAGTCTGAATAATCCAACAATGCAGGAAATTGTGAATCAGCTTGATGCAAAAGTATTGTTTGGGAATGCTTATTTAAATAATGAAATTGGGCATTTTAGCGTTGGAGCCATGCAATTGCATAATTACTTAGTTCATTTACATGACAATGCTTTGGTAATTACTCCGGGAGACCGTTCAGATATTATTTTAGGTGCTTTGCAAGCCAATGAATCGGCTAATTATCCAACTATTTCAGGAATAATCCTAACAGGAAATATTGTTCCCGAAGAAAGTATTCTAAAGCTTATTGAAGGACTTTCGGCAATTGTTCCAATTATTGCGGTTGATGGCGGAACTTATAGTATCACCAATAAAATAGGTTCTATTAGATCAGAAATCTATGCTAATAATATCCATAAAATTGAAACATCGATCACTACTTTCGGAAAATATGTAGAAGTTGAAGCTTTATCTCAAAGATTAATCACATTTGAAGCCGAAGGAATGACACCAAAAATGTTTCAATACAATATGGTGAAAAGAGCAAAACAACATCGTAAACATATTGTTTTGCCGGAAGGAAGCGATGAGAGAATCATTATTGCAACTTCGAGATTATTAGCGATGGATGTTGTGGATATTTCGATTATTGGAGATAAAAAACAAATTGAAAACAAGGTTGCCGAATTAGGAATCTCATTTGATTTTACCAAAGTAAATATAATAAATCCAAAAGAGTCCGAGCTTTATGAAGATTATGCCAATACTTATTATGAGCTTCGAAAAGCTAAAAATGTGAGCATTACAATGGCAAGGGATTTAATGGAAGATGTTTCCTATTTTGGAACCATGATGGTGTATAAAGGTCACGCTGACGGAATGGTTTCGGGAGCTGCACATACTACACAACATACCATTTTGCCGGCGCTACAATTCATTAAAACCAAACCAAATTCATCTGTAGTTTCATCGGTATTTTTTATGTGTTTAGAAGATCGGGTTTCGGTTTTTGGTGACTGTGCTATTAATCCAAATCCAACAGCGGAACAATTAGCCGAAATTGCAATTTCATCAGCAGAATCGAGTTCGGCTTTTGGAATTGAACCTAAAATTGCCATGCTTTCTTATTCTTCAGGATCATCAGGAAAAGGTGATGAAGTAGACAAAGTGAGAACCGCTACCGAAATTGTAAAACAAAAACGCCCGGATTTAAAAATCGAAGGCCCAATTCAGTATGACGCAGCAGTGGATCGAGCAGTTGGAAAAAGCAAGATGCCGGATTCAGAAGTTGCAGGGCAGGCGAGTGTACTTATTTTCCCTGATTTAAATACCGGAAATAACACTTATAAAGCAGTTCAGAGAGAAACCGGAGCATTGGCAATTGGACCAATGTTACAAGGTTTAAACAAACCTGTAAATGATTTAAGCCGTGGCTGTACTGTAGACGATATTATAAATACAGTAGTAATTACAGCGATTCAGGCGCAGGGACTTTAA